The Terracoccus luteus genome includes a region encoding these proteins:
- a CDS encoding nucleoside deaminase, whose amino-acid sequence MTPGPRTPDETAYAVWLGEAFAQAQEALAGEDVPVGAVVVDADGDVVGRGRNARERLGDPTAHAEVVALRDAAASLGAWRLDGCTLVVTLEPCVMCAGAAMAARVSRVVFAAWDAKAGACGSVWDLTRDPLSLHRVEVVGGIRERESADLLGDFFAGRRLR is encoded by the coding sequence GTGACCCCTGGCCCCCGGACCCCTGACGAGACCGCGTACGCCGTATGGCTGGGGGAGGCCTTCGCCCAGGCGCAGGAGGCGCTCGCCGGCGAGGACGTCCCGGTGGGTGCGGTCGTCGTCGACGCGGACGGCGACGTCGTCGGGCGGGGCCGCAACGCCCGCGAGCGGCTCGGTGACCCCACGGCCCACGCCGAGGTGGTCGCACTGCGCGACGCCGCCGCCTCGCTCGGTGCGTGGCGGCTCGACGGTTGCACCCTCGTCGTCACCCTCGAGCCGTGCGTCATGTGCGCGGGCGCGGCCATGGCGGCGCGGGTCTCGCGCGTCGTCTTCGCGGCCTGGGACGCCAAGGCGGGTGCGTGCGGCTCGGTCTGGGACCTCACCCGCGACCCCCTGTCTCTGCACCGCGTCGAGGTCGTCGGCGGCATCCGCGAACGGGAGTCGGCCGACCTGCTGGGCGATTTCTTCGCCGGCCGCAGGCTCCGGTAA
- the upp gene encoding uracil phosphoribosyltransferase: MDVHVADHPLIAHKLTYLRDKRTDSPTFRRLAEELVTLLAYEATREVRVEPIEIETPVAATTGIKLANPKPIIVPILRAGLGMLDGMVKLLPSAEVGFLGMVRDEDTLEVTTYANRLPDDLTGRQVFIVDPMLATGNTLVMAVDYLAGKGARDITVVCLLAAPEGIAHLESELASTDIPVKVVVGTVDERLDEKGYIVPGLGDAGDRLYGVV, encoded by the coding sequence ATGGACGTCCACGTCGCAGACCACCCGCTCATCGCCCACAAGCTGACGTACCTGCGCGACAAGCGGACCGACAGCCCGACGTTCCGGCGTCTCGCCGAGGAGCTCGTCACCCTCCTCGCCTACGAGGCCACCCGCGAGGTGCGCGTCGAGCCCATCGAGATCGAGACGCCCGTCGCCGCGACGACCGGCATCAAGCTGGCCAACCCCAAGCCGATCATCGTGCCCATCCTGCGCGCCGGCCTCGGCATGCTCGACGGCATGGTCAAGCTGCTGCCGAGCGCCGAGGTGGGCTTCCTCGGCATGGTGCGCGACGAGGACACCCTCGAGGTCACGACGTACGCCAACCGCCTGCCCGACGACCTCACCGGTCGCCAGGTCTTCATCGTCGACCCGATGCTCGCCACCGGCAACACCCTCGTCATGGCGGTCGACTACCTCGCCGGCAAGGGCGCGCGCGACATCACCGTCGTGTGCCTGCTCGCGGCGCCAGAGGGCATCGCCCACCTCGAGAGCGAGCTGGCGTCGACCGACATCCCGGTCAAGGTCGTCGTCGGCACGGTCGACGAGCGCCTCGACGAGAAGGGCTACATCGTGCCCGGGCTCGGTGACGCCGGCGACCGCCTCTACGGCGTCGTCTGA